The Oceanotoga teriensis genome has a window encoding:
- a CDS encoding ABC transporter permease, with the protein MIDLKIGKGFEIIVNWLKDNWEPFFDGVASFINFIISSLEDLFTWIPWYVMLAILVVVAWRKTGKGTAIFTFIGLFLIQSMDLWSETMQTLALVTSSALLALIIGIPLGIWSSKSDTVNKVMRPILDFMQTMPAFVYLIPAVLFFGLGKVPGAVATIIFSMPPAVRLTNLAIRQVPEDVVEASRSFGSTSSQMLFKVELPIATPTILAGINQTIMLALSMVVISSMIGAGGLGKKVLNGITQYKIGMGFESGLAVVILAMILDRITQSLGKKK; encoded by the coding sequence ATTATCGATTTAAAAATAGGTAAAGGATTTGAAATAATAGTTAATTGGTTAAAAGATAATTGGGAACCTTTTTTTGATGGTGTAGCAAGTTTTATAAATTTTATAATATCTTCATTAGAAGATTTATTTACTTGGATTCCTTGGTATGTAATGTTAGCAATCTTAGTAGTAGTTGCTTGGAGAAAAACGGGAAAAGGTACAGCAATATTTACGTTTATAGGATTATTTTTAATACAAAGCATGGATCTTTGGTCAGAAACAATGCAAACACTTGCATTAGTAACAAGTTCAGCTTTACTTGCATTAATAATTGGAATTCCATTGGGTATATGGTCTTCAAAAAGTGATACTGTAAATAAAGTAATGAGACCTATCCTTGATTTCATGCAAACAATGCCAGCTTTCGTATATTTAATACCAGCTGTATTGTTTTTTGGTTTAGGTAAAGTTCCTGGTGCAGTAGCAACAATAATTTTCTCAATGCCACCAGCTGTAAGACTTACTAATCTTGCTATAAGACAAGTTCCAGAAGATGTAGTCGAAGCAAGCCGTTCTTTTGGTTCTACATCATCACAAATGCTTTTTAAAGTTGAATTACCAATAGCAACTCCAACAATATTAGCCGGAATTAATCAAACTATTATGCTTGCATTATCAATGGTTGTTATATCTTCAATGATAGGTGCTGGCGGATTAGGTAAAAAAGTCTTAAATGGTATCACTCAATATAAAATTGGAATGGGATTTGAAAGTGGTTTAGCTGTTGTTATTCTTGCAATGATTCTCGATAGAATAACTCAATCATTAGGGAAAAAGAAATAA
- a CDS encoding alpha/beta fold hydrolase, with protein MFIKTNDDLKLYYNFKNNNKKNTLFFIHGGPGASSYFFEKHMSEQISKNYNLLTYDQRGCGRSDGNKNTDYTLNTLLNDIDIIIKKLSLDNINLLCHSFGGILGLNYILKYQKIKSLILLNSTLNFIDSIKYQITQINKILNIKNETINNNKILNEWLKKLSILNKEKKIHKLSFFKYENYKNFFKINEIENKENFLQQYVLNSSEYFKNFNEKTEKIHIPVLIINGIYDNSVNPNDYKIMKFKNLYISNIKGSHMLYYENQKEFLNAINHFLNDLNIKNKTI; from the coding sequence ATGTTTATAAAAACAAATGATGATTTAAAATTATATTATAATTTTAAAAATAATAATAAAAAAAATACTCTTTTTTTCATACATGGAGGACCTGGTGCTTCATCTTATTTCTTTGAAAAACATATGTCAGAACAAATATCAAAAAATTATAATTTATTAACTTATGATCAAAGAGGTTGTGGTAGATCTGATGGAAATAAAAATACCGATTATACTTTAAATACTTTATTAAATGATATAGATATAATAATAAAAAAACTTTCATTAGATAATATTAATCTGCTTTGTCATTCATTTGGTGGAATTTTAGGTTTAAATTATATACTTAAATATCAAAAAATAAAATCATTAATTCTTTTAAATTCAACTTTAAACTTTATAGATTCTATAAAATACCAAATAACTCAAATAAACAAAATATTAAATATAAAAAATGAAACTATAAATAATAACAAAATATTAAATGAATGGTTAAAAAAATTAAGTATCTTAAATAAAGAAAAAAAAATACATAAACTTTCTTTTTTCAAGTATGAAAATTACAAAAACTTTTTCAAAATAAATGAAATTGAAAATAAAGAAAATTTTCTACAACAATATGTTTTAAATTCTTCAGAATATTTTAAAAATTTTAATGAAAAAACCGAAAAAATTCATATTCCAGTCTTAATAATCAACGGTATATATGACAATTCTGTAAATCCAAATGATTATAAAATAATGAAATTTAAAAACCTCTATATATCAAATATAAAAGGATCACATATGTTATATTATGAAAATCAAAAAGAATTTTTAAATGCAATTAATCATTTTTTGAATGATTTAAATATAAAAAACAAAACAATTTAA
- a CDS encoding LacI family DNA-binding transcriptional regulator, whose product MKMKEIAKMCDVSISTVSRVLNNKSGVRDEVREKVLKVIKETDFTPNIYAQSLTTKKTKTIGVFIPGVDTYFRKIIFGITDFFSKKNYSILLSADRYKNEVENIEFLLNKNVDGIIYFPWYIDNSIDGKIKEFGNKKPFVIIDYEFKDIPCVIQDHYSSMKEIVEFYLKNDKKNLLFINGQEYNYSSQIRKKSFENTLKNNNIHNYKILEASFSIDESYKIIENFFNNNKISDYDGIICCNDSIAISCISYLKSVNVNIPKRVWISGFDDMDIVKYITPSLTSVSYDKYQLGYNAAVLLYQQIKSTNSINKISMNYKIVYRNSTGG is encoded by the coding sequence ATGAAAATGAAAGAAATAGCAAAGATGTGTGATGTTTCTATTTCAACAGTATCAAGAGTTTTGAACAATAAATCAGGTGTAAGAGATGAAGTAAGAGAAAAAGTATTAAAAGTCATAAAAGAAACCGATTTCACTCCAAATATTTATGCACAAAGTTTAACTACAAAGAAAACTAAAACTATTGGAGTTTTTATTCCAGGTGTTGATACATATTTTAGAAAAATTATTTTTGGTATAACAGATTTTTTTTCAAAAAAAAATTATTCAATTCTTCTATCAGCTGATAGGTATAAAAATGAAGTTGAAAATATTGAATTTTTATTGAATAAAAATGTTGATGGAATAATTTATTTTCCATGGTATATTGATAATTCAATTGATGGTAAAATTAAAGAATTTGGAAATAAAAAACCTTTTGTCATTATAGATTATGAGTTTAAAGATATTCCTTGTGTAATACAAGATCATTATAGTTCTATGAAAGAAATAGTTGAATTTTATTTGAAAAATGATAAAAAAAATTTATTGTTTATAAATGGTCAAGAATATAATTATAGTTCTCAAATTAGGAAAAAATCTTTTGAAAATACATTAAAAAATAATAATATTCATAATTATAAGATTCTTGAAGCATCTTTTTCTATTGATGAATCTTATAAAATAATAGAAAATTTTTTTAATAATAATAAAATTAGTGATTATGATGGAATAATATGTTGCAATGATTCAATAGCTATTTCATGTATTTCATATTTGAAAAGTGTAAATGTAAATATTCCAAAAAGAGTTTGGATTAGTGGTTTTGATGATATGGATATTGTAAAATATATAACACCTTCATTAACTAGTGTTAGCTATGATAAGTATCAACTTGGTTATAATGCTGCTGTTTTATTGTATCAACAAATTAAATCAACAAATTCTATAAATAAAATATCTATGAACTATAAAATAGTTTATAGAAATAGTACAGGAGGTTAA
- a CDS encoding quaternary amine ABC transporter ATP-binding protein, which translates to MNNEYKLEVKNLYKVFGPNPKKVFPLIKKGLTKSEILKKTGNTIGVNDVSFNVKEKEIFVVMGLSGSGKSTLIRCLNRLIEPTSGDILIDGQDIVKTNKEELRNIRRKKLAMVFQKFALFPHRTISSNVEYGLEVQGVDKEERKEKAYEALEMVGLKGYEEQKPNELSGGMQQRVGLARALATNPDILLMDEAFSALDPLIRKDMQDQLLELQERLHKTIIFITHDLDEALKLGDRIAIMKDGRVVQIGSAEEILTNPANGYVKDFVQDVDRSKVIKAEAIMQKPLDNLLPKDTPRVAVRKMRKAGIDSILVTKKDRTLEGIVTIEKASKAVENGETTIENIIERDVHKVSPDIPILDILPMHIEYNHPVCVVNEENKLLGIIVKVSVLAGILGEVD; encoded by the coding sequence ATGAATAATGAATACAAATTAGAGGTTAAAAACCTTTATAAAGTTTTTGGTCCTAATCCAAAAAAAGTTTTTCCTTTAATAAAAAAAGGATTAACAAAAAGTGAAATACTAAAAAAAACAGGAAATACTATAGGTGTAAATGATGTGAGTTTCAACGTAAAAGAAAAAGAAATTTTTGTTGTAATGGGACTTTCTGGAAGTGGAAAATCCACATTAATAAGATGTTTAAATAGATTGATAGAACCTACTTCAGGAGATATATTAATCGATGGTCAAGATATAGTTAAAACCAATAAAGAAGAATTGAGAAATATAAGAAGAAAAAAGTTAGCAATGGTTTTTCAAAAATTTGCTTTATTTCCACACAGAACTATATCTTCAAATGTTGAATATGGATTAGAAGTTCAAGGTGTAGACAAAGAAGAAAGAAAAGAAAAAGCATATGAAGCATTAGAAATGGTTGGTCTTAAAGGGTATGAAGAACAAAAACCAAATGAATTAAGTGGTGGGATGCAACAAAGAGTTGGCCTTGCAAGAGCTTTAGCAACAAATCCTGATATTTTATTAATGGATGAAGCATTTAGTGCTTTAGATCCTTTAATAAGAAAAGATATGCAAGATCAACTATTAGAACTTCAAGAAAGGTTACATAAAACAATAATATTTATAACTCATGATTTAGATGAAGCTTTAAAACTCGGAGATAGAATAGCAATAATGAAAGATGGTAGAGTAGTTCAAATTGGAAGTGCAGAAGAAATATTAACTAATCCAGCAAATGGTTATGTAAAAGATTTCGTTCAAGATGTTGATAGATCCAAAGTAATAAAAGCAGAAGCTATTATGCAAAAGCCACTCGATAATCTTCTTCCTAAAGATACACCAAGAGTAGCTGTAAGAAAAATGAGAAAAGCTGGAATAGATTCTATTTTAGTAACAAAAAAAGATAGGACTTTAGAAGGTATAGTTACTATAGAAAAAGCTTCAAAAGCAGTTGAAAATGGAGAAACAACTATTGAAAATATTATAGAGAGAGATGTACATAAAGTTTCACCTGATATACCAATCTTAGATATTTTACCAATGCATATAGAATATAATCATCCTGTCTGTGTAGTAAACGAAGAAAACAAACTTTTAGGAATAATTGTAAAAGTATCTGTTTTAGCAGGTATATTAGGGGAGGTAGATTAA
- a CDS encoding glycine betaine ABC transporter substrate-binding protein: MALNVFAKETVKLAYANWAEGIAMTNLAKVILEDEMGYDVETTMADPGLIFVSLAQGNQDAFLDAWLPITHEAYIKQFGDKLTDLGYNFEGARIGLVVPEYVNINSIEELNNSKDKFDSQIVGIDAGAGIMSTTYSAIDAYDLDLELIESSGPVMTASLANAIDKKEWIVVTGWQPHWKFARFDLKFLDDPKEVYGKAENLHTMARRNFIIDMPEVAQFLTHFYLNSQQLGSLMDMISNSDDAEDAAREWIKQNKKVVENWIPNN; encoded by the coding sequence ATGGCATTAAATGTATTCGCTAAGGAAACTGTCAAACTTGCTTATGCAAATTGGGCTGAAGGTATTGCGATGACAAATCTCGCAAAAGTTATTTTAGAAGATGAAATGGGTTATGATGTTGAAACAACAATGGCTGATCCTGGATTAATATTTGTATCATTAGCTCAAGGAAATCAAGATGCATTTTTAGATGCTTGGTTACCAATAACACATGAAGCTTATATAAAACAATTTGGAGATAAATTAACTGATTTAGGATATAATTTTGAAGGTGCGAGAATAGGATTAGTTGTTCCTGAATATGTAAATATAAACTCTATAGAAGAATTAAATAATTCAAAAGATAAATTTGATTCTCAAATAGTAGGAATAGATGCTGGTGCAGGAATAATGAGTACTACATATAGTGCAATAGATGCTTATGACTTAGATCTTGAATTAATAGAAAGTTCAGGACCGGTTATGACAGCTTCATTAGCAAATGCAATAGATAAAAAAGAATGGATTGTAGTAACTGGATGGCAACCACATTGGAAATTTGCAAGATTTGATCTTAAATTCTTAGATGATCCAAAAGAAGTATATGGAAAAGCAGAAAATCTTCATACAATGGCAAGAAGAAATTTTATAATTGATATGCCAGAAGTTGCACAATTCCTAACACATTTTTACCTTAATTCACAACAACTTGGTTCATTAATGGACATGATTTCAAACAGTGATGATGCTGAAGATGCTGCAAGAGAATGGATTAAACAAAATAAAAAAGTTGTTGAAAATTGGATACCAAATAATTAA